A genomic segment from Variovorax paradoxus B4 encodes:
- the urtB gene encoding urea ABC transporter permease subunit UrtB has product MLLMASAVHALTADEARAIASGESEARITALNKAVLTADDKTAAFIQAMSEDAVKYTEDKVFVMKDDKGYDPVTGAELKVPDTAEDVVNNNLMRGALDAAQAALKLTSKDDAVRAEAAQALFKEPDESRVPMVEKALAAETNPGIKAQLQLVRAASMLTSADKARRLAAAKELGANSSPDTKLLLNQRLADETEADVKAAIVASIASIDGSLVWGDRINAVFSGISLGSVLLLAALGLAITYGLMGVINMAHGELMMIGAYATYVMQGIFQRYMPEAAFGWYLVAAIPVAFLSSALVGAVLERGVIRFLYGRPLETLLATWGISLMLQQLVRSLFGAQNVGVENPGWMSGGFTMLSNVTLPWNRICIIIFAVLVLLAMGWLIGRTRLGLFVRGVTQNRPIASCMGVNTARIDTYAFALGSGIAGLAGCALSQIGNVGPDLGQSYIVDSFMVVVMGGVGQLAGTVYAAMGLGILNKFIEGWAGAVLAKIAVLVFIIIFIQKRPQGIFAMKGRSAEA; this is encoded by the coding sequence ATGCTGCTCATGGCATCGGCCGTCCACGCGCTGACCGCCGACGAAGCCCGCGCCATCGCCTCCGGCGAATCCGAAGCGCGCATCACCGCGCTCAACAAGGCCGTGCTCACGGCCGACGACAAGACCGCCGCCTTCATCCAGGCCATGTCCGAGGACGCGGTCAAGTACACCGAAGACAAGGTCTTCGTGATGAAGGACGACAAGGGCTACGACCCGGTGACCGGCGCCGAGCTGAAGGTGCCCGACACGGCCGAGGACGTAGTCAACAACAACCTCATGCGCGGCGCGCTCGACGCCGCGCAGGCCGCGCTCAAGCTCACGAGCAAGGACGACGCGGTGCGCGCCGAAGCCGCGCAGGCGCTCTTCAAGGAGCCCGACGAATCGCGCGTTCCAATGGTCGAGAAGGCGCTGGCCGCCGAGACCAACCCCGGCATCAAGGCGCAGCTCCAGCTGGTGCGCGCCGCCAGCATGCTCACCAGCGCCGACAAGGCCAGGCGCCTTGCCGCGGCCAAGGAACTCGGCGCCAACAGCAGCCCCGACACCAAGCTGCTGCTCAACCAGCGCCTTGCCGACGAGACCGAGGCGGACGTCAAGGCTGCCATCGTCGCTTCCATTGCCAGCATCGATGGTTCGCTGGTGTGGGGCGACCGCATCAACGCGGTGTTCAGCGGCATCAGCCTGGGCTCGGTGCTGCTGCTCGCCGCGCTGGGCCTGGCCATCACCTACGGGCTGATGGGCGTCATCAACATGGCGCACGGCGAGCTGATGATGATCGGCGCCTACGCCACCTACGTGATGCAGGGCATCTTCCAGCGCTACATGCCCGAGGCGGCCTTCGGCTGGTACCTGGTTGCGGCGATTCCGGTGGCGTTCCTGAGTTCCGCGCTGGTGGGCGCGGTGCTCGAGCGCGGCGTGATCCGCTTCCTTTACGGCCGGCCGCTCGAGACGCTGCTCGCCACCTGGGGCATCAGCCTGATGCTGCAGCAGCTCGTGCGTTCGCTGTTCGGCGCGCAGAACGTCGGCGTGGAAAACCCCGGCTGGATGAGCGGCGGCTTCACCATGCTGAGCAACGTCACGCTGCCGTGGAACCGCATCTGCATCATCATCTTTGCCGTGCTGGTGCTGCTTGCGATGGGCTGGCTCATCGGCCGCACGCGCCTGGGCCTCTTCGTGCGCGGCGTCACGCAGAACCGCCCGATCGCATCCTGCATGGGCGTGAACACCGCGCGCATCGACACCTACGCCTTCGCGCTCGGCTCCGGCATTGCCGGCCTCGCGGGCTGTGCGCTGAGCCAGATCGGCAACGTCGGGCCCGACCTGGGACAGAGCTACATCGTCGACAGCTTCATGGTGGTCGTGATGGGCGGCGTGGGCCAGCTCGCGGGCACGGTGTATGCGGCCATGGGCCTGGGCATTCTCAACAAGTTCATCGAAGGCTGGGCGGGCGCGGTGCTCGCGAAGATCGCGGTGCTCGTTTTCATCATCATCTTCATTCAAAAGAGACCTCAAGGCATCTTCGCGATGAAGGGCCGGAGCGCAGAAGCATGA
- the urtC gene encoding urea ABC transporter permease subunit UrtC → MSKVVLPTKGPLLSGKGWTAFFITLIVVCAVAPVLNMVVPAGSPLHMSDYAVALVGKIMCYAICALAMDLIWGYTGILSLGHGLFFALGGYMMGMYLMRQIGRDGNYKSDLPDFMVFLDWKTLPWHWTFSDSFIATLVLIVAVPGLIAFVFGFFAFRSRIKGVYFSIITQAMTFAAMLLFFRNETGFGGNNGFTDFKRILGIPIATQEMRMTLFALTGLTLLGFFLFARWLIASKFGRVLQAIRDAETRVMFSGYNPLPYKLTIWVISAIMCGVAGALYVPQVGIINPGEMSAANSIEIAIWAAVGGRATLIGPIIGAFIVNGAKSWLTVAYPEYWLYFLGALFIAVTLFLPNGIVGLVRKWLSREKAPAGVSAGREEAQRAMAAAQGVEPEALHAPLVAEVKGARA, encoded by the coding sequence ATGAGCAAGGTTGTGTTGCCAACCAAAGGTCCGCTCTTGAGCGGCAAGGGCTGGACAGCCTTCTTCATCACGTTGATCGTCGTTTGCGCCGTGGCGCCGGTGCTCAACATGGTGGTGCCGGCCGGCAGCCCGCTGCACATGAGCGACTACGCAGTGGCGCTGGTCGGCAAGATCATGTGCTACGCGATCTGCGCGCTGGCCATGGACCTGATCTGGGGCTACACCGGCATCCTCTCGCTGGGCCACGGCCTGTTCTTTGCGCTCGGCGGCTACATGATGGGCATGTACCTGATGCGCCAGATCGGCCGCGACGGCAACTACAAGAGCGACCTGCCGGACTTCATGGTGTTCCTCGACTGGAAGACGCTGCCCTGGCACTGGACCTTCAGCGACAGCTTCATCGCCACGCTGGTGCTGATCGTCGCGGTGCCGGGCCTGATTGCCTTCGTGTTCGGCTTCTTCGCGTTCCGCTCGCGCATCAAGGGCGTGTACTTCTCGATCATCACGCAGGCCATGACCTTCGCCGCGATGCTGCTGTTCTTCCGCAACGAGACCGGCTTCGGCGGCAACAACGGCTTCACCGACTTCAAGCGCATCCTGGGCATTCCGATCGCCACGCAGGAAATGCGCATGACGCTTTTCGCGCTCACGGGCCTCACGCTGCTGGGCTTCTTCCTGTTTGCCAGGTGGCTCATCGCAAGCAAGTTCGGCCGCGTGCTGCAGGCCATCCGCGACGCCGAAACGCGCGTGATGTTCTCGGGCTACAACCCGCTGCCCTACAAGCTCACGATCTGGGTCATCTCGGCCATCATGTGCGGCGTGGCCGGTGCGCTGTATGTGCCGCAGGTCGGCATCATCAACCCGGGCGAGATGAGCGCGGCCAACTCCATCGAGATCGCGATCTGGGCCGCGGTGGGCGGACGCGCCACGCTCATCGGCCCGATCATCGGCGCCTTCATCGTCAACGGCGCGAAGAGCTGGCTGACGGTGGCGTACCCCGAGTACTGGCTGTACTTCCTGGGTGCCTTGTTCATTGCTGTCACGTTGTTCCTGCCGAACGGCATCGTGGGCCTGGTGCGCAAGTGGCTGTCGAGGGAGAAGGCGCCGGCCGGCGTGAGCGCCGGCCGCGAAGAAGCACAGCGCGCCATGGCCGCCGCGCAAGGCGTGGAGCCGGAGGCGCTGCACGCGCCGCTGGTGGCCGAAGTGAAGGGAGCGCGCGCATGA